One stretch of Pedobacter riviphilus DNA includes these proteins:
- a CDS encoding sulfite exporter TauE/SafE family protein has translation MQESFILFYCLLFIVAFLYASVGHGGASGYLALMAIFAVSPAIMKPTALLLNLFVSSTSFIQFYRGGHFKWKTFWPFAVASIPLSFVGGMMVIESSIYKKILGLLLLIPVIRFFFFKNTDPKDFKPSNIPLSLTIGGIIGLLSGMIGIGGGIILSPVLLLLKWTDQKQTAAISAAFIFVNSVAGLGGQLIKGFQFNSHMLAYVGVAFVGGICGAYFGALKFPQTVLKNVLACVLALAAYKLLFTHA, from the coding sequence ATGCAAGAAAGTTTTATACTCTTTTACTGTTTACTTTTTATTGTTGCTTTTTTATATGCTTCAGTAGGGCATGGCGGAGCAAGCGGCTATCTTGCATTAATGGCTATTTTTGCTGTTTCGCCCGCCATCATGAAGCCTACGGCATTATTGCTTAATCTGTTTGTTTCTTCCACTTCCTTTATCCAGTTTTATCGCGGTGGCCACTTTAAGTGGAAAACCTTTTGGCCTTTTGCCGTTGCCTCTATACCACTCTCTTTTGTGGGCGGTATGATGGTTATTGAAAGTTCCATTTATAAAAAGATTTTAGGGTTGCTTTTACTCATCCCGGTCATCCGTTTTTTCTTCTTTAAAAATACCGATCCTAAAGATTTCAAACCATCAAATATTCCTTTATCACTTACTATTGGCGGAATTATCGGTTTGCTTTCGGGCATGATCGGCATTGGGGGCGGAATTATCCTTTCCCCTGTCCTATTATTGTTAAAGTGGACAGATCAAAAGCAGACGGCGGCAATTAGTGCAGCGTTCATCTTTGTTAACTCAGTTGCTGGTTTAGGCGGCCAGCTGATTAAAGGCTTCCAATTTAACAGCCACATGCTCGCTTATGTTGGGGTAGCTTTTGTTGGTGGCATTTGCGGCGCTTATTTTGGCGCTTTAAAATTCCCGCAAACCGTTTTAAAAAATGTTCTGGCATGTGTATTGGCACTAGCTGCTTATAAATTACTATTTACACATGCGTAA
- a CDS encoding molybdopterin-binding protein — protein sequence MKYLFIAVLFLSFVANAQESKQFIIEGKVKKPLTITLDNLSTYKSVNLDSMTIFNHLMQRKNSIKNIKGVLLKDILAKVEIDAVSPKTLSEYYLVFTATDNYKVVYSWNEIFNSPTGNQLMVLSNYDTDPVKTEKGNIAIITPSDFATGRRFVKGLSKISILQVN from the coding sequence ATGAAATACCTTTTCATCGCCGTATTATTTTTAAGTTTTGTAGCAAATGCCCAAGAAAGCAAGCAATTTATAATCGAAGGGAAGGTTAAAAAGCCATTAACAATCACTCTAGACAATTTAAGTACTTATAAATCCGTTAATTTGGATAGTATGACGATTTTTAACCATTTGATGCAACGTAAAAACAGTATCAAAAACATTAAAGGTGTGCTTTTAAAAGATATTTTGGCCAAAGTAGAAATAGACGCTGTTTCACCAAAAACACTTAGCGAATACTACCTTGTTTTTACCGCAACTGATAACTATAAAGTAGTGTATTCGTGGAACGAAATTTTTAATTCACCAACCGGAAACCAACTGATGGTTTTAAGTAATTATGATACCGATCCAGTCAAGACTGAAAAAGGGAATATCGCCATTATTACACCCAGCGATTTCGCTACAGGAAGAAGATTTGTAAAAGGATTGAGTAAAATCAGCATCTTACAGGTAAATTAG
- a CDS encoding MoaD/ThiS family protein, whose protein sequence is MEIEIISFGQITEFIKNQKVDIAGIRDTDTFKQYLEDRFPALKGMKYKLALNKNIVQQNTEILNQATIAIMPPFSGG, encoded by the coding sequence ATGGAAATCGAAATAATCAGTTTTGGCCAAATTACCGAATTCATCAAGAATCAAAAGGTTGATATTGCAGGCATTCGCGATACCGATACATTTAAACAATACCTCGAAGATCGATTTCCAGCCTTAAAAGGTATGAAATACAAACTTGCCTTGAATAAAAATATTGTTCAACAGAATACGGAAATTTTAAACCAGGCTACAATAGCCATAATGCCACCTTTTTCTGGTGGTTAA